In Oryza sativa Japonica Group chromosome 2, ASM3414082v1, the following are encoded in one genomic region:
- the LOC4329720 gene encoding coleoptile phototropism protein 1 — MWESESESHGGERGLVPVGGGGGSGRHEAALKNDGFVRRDRSWYVNSDIPSDLLVKVGDVNFYLHKYPMISRSGRMSRAVYESSAADEAEADAAAAVAVVEMGDLPGGAGSFELAARFSYGMAVDLTAANISGLRCAAEYLEMTEEMEEGNLIFKTEAFLSYVVLSSWRDSIAVLKSCEALSPWAENLQIVRRCSESIAWKACANPRGVRWAYTGAGAGSGGARGGPAAIRGGGGSGGTASPRWNVGGGGGGESKESSPSRQAVPPADWWFEDVSVLRIDHFVRVVTAIKVKGMRFDLIGAAITHYASKWLPGLTKDAPLGATHDEPWAQASAAGVGGGGLHMMIISGAGGGKDDVLAACSAPSREQRMVVESIISITPPQRDSVSCGFLLRLLRLAIMLRAAPALVTELEKRVGMQLEQAALADLLIPSYGGRAADTAYDVDLVQRLVEHFLVQEQTEMAVASSPGRGDPPPPPQPEYYSGRMPPSSAAAASASASTGGLNAKARVARLLDSYLSEVSRDRNLSLTKFQVLAESLPESARACDDGLYRAVDSYLKAHPTLTEHERKRLCRVMDCQKLSFDACMHAAQNERLPLRVVVQVLFTEQVKISNALASSSAALRSSSSAPGADAAPAMPTTRRQLLDGTPQSFQEGWAAAKKDINTLKFELESMKAKYLELQHEMDALQKQVDGRGGGAPSPAAAKIGKQQQQGTSASAWSSGWKKLGRLAKMSGADAAAGGGVAPPGGGEAAARKGPRRWRNSIS, encoded by the exons ATGTGGGAGTCGGAGAGCGAGagccacggcggcgagcgggggctcgtccccgtcggcggcggcggcggctcaggcCGGCACGAGGCGGCGCTCAAGAACGACGGCTTCGTCCGCAGAGACCGGTCTTG GTATGTCAACAGTGACATCCCCAGCGATCTGCTCGTCAAAGTGGGAGACGTGAACTTCTACCTTCACAAG TATCCGATGATCTCCCGGAGCGGGCGGATGAGCCGCGCCGTGTACGAGTCGTCGGCGGCAGatgaggcggaggcggacgcggcggcggcggtggcggtggtggagatgGGCGACCTGCCGGGTGGCGCGGGGTCGTTCGAGCTGGCGGCGCGGTTCAGCTACGGGATGGCGGTGGACCTGACGGCGGCGAACATCTCCGGGCTTCGCTGCGCCGCCGAGTACCTGGAGATGacggaggagatggaggaaggGAACCTCATCTTCAAGACGGAGGCGTTCCTCAGCTACGTGGTGCTGTCGTCGTGGCGCGACTCCATCGCCGTGCTCAAGAGCTGCGAGGCGCTCTCGCCGTGGGCGGAGAACCTGCAGATCGTGCGGCGGTGCAGCGAGTCCATCGCCTGGAAGGCGTGCGCCAACCCGCGCGGCGTGCGCTGGGCGtacaccggcgccggcgccggcagcggAGGAGCGCGCGGGGGCCCGGCGGCGATCAGGGGAGGTGGCGGCTCTGGCGGCACGGCGAGCCCGCGGTGGaacgtcggtggcggcggagggggggAGTCGAAGGAGTCGAGCCCGAGCAGGCAGGCGGTGCCGCCGGCGGACTGGTGGTTCGAGGACGTGTCCGTGCTCAGGATCGACCACTTCGTGCGCGTCGTCACCGCCATCAAGGTCAAAG gcaTGCGGTTCGACCTGATCGGCGCGGCGATCACCCACTACGCGTCGAAATGGCTCCCCGGCCTCACCAAGGACGCCCCGCTCGGCGCCACCCACGACGAGCCGTGGGCgcaggcctccgccgccggcgtcggcggcggcggcctccacaTGATGAtcatctccggcgccggcggcggcaaggacgACGTCCTCGCCGCCTGCAGCGCGCCGTCGCGCGAGCAGCGCATGGTGGTGGAGAGCATCATCAGCATCACCCCGCCGCAGCGGGACAGCGTCTCCTGcggcttcctcctccgcctcctccgcctcgccatcATGCTCAGGGCCGCCCCGGCGCTGGTCACCGAGCTCGAGAAGCGCGTCGGGATGCAGCTCGAGCAGGCGGCGCTCGCCGACCTCCTCATCCCCTCCtacggcggccgcgccgccgacacCGCCTACGACGTCGACCTCGTGCAGCGCCTCGTCGAGCACTTCCTGGTTCAGGAGCAGACGGAGATGGCGGTGGCGTCCAGCCCCGGCCGCGGcgaccctccgccgccgccgcagccggagtACTACAGCGGGAGgatgccgccgtcgtccgcggccgcggcgtcggcgtcggcgtcgacgggCGGGCTGAACGCCAAGGCGCGCGTCGCCCGGCTGCTCGACAGCTACCTCTCCGAGGTCTCCCGCGACCGCAACCTCTCCCTCACCAAGTTCCAGGTCCTCGCCGAGTCGCTGCCGGAGTCGGCGCGCGCCTGCGACGACGGCCTGTACCGCGCCGTCGACTCCTACCTCAAG GCGCACCCGACGCTGACGGAGCACGAGAGGAAGAGGCTGTGCAGGGTGATGGACTGCCAGAAGCTGTCGTTCGACGCGTGCATGCACGCGGCGCAGAACGAGAGGCTGCCGCTGCGGGTGGTGGTGCAGGTGCTCTTCACCGAGCAGGTCAAGATCAGCAACGCGCTGGCGAGCTCCTCCGCGGCGCTCAGGTCGTCGTCTTCGGCGCCGGGGGCGGACGCCGCGCcggcgatgccgacgacgcggcggcagcTGCTGGACGGGACGCCGCAGTCGTTCCAGGaggggtgggcggcggcgaagaaggaCATCAACACGCTCAAGTTCGAGCTGGAGAGCATGAAGGCCAAGTACCTGGAGCTCCAGCACGAGATGGACGCGCTCCAGAAACAGGtggacggccgcggcggcggcgcgccgtcgccggcggccgccaagatcggcaagcagcagcagcagggcacgtcggcgtcggcgtggagCAGCGGGTGGAAGAAGCTGGGCAGGCTGGCCAAGATGtccggcgccgacgcggcggccggtggtggcgtggcgccgcccggcggcggcgaggccgcggcgAGGAAGGGCCCGAGAAGGTGGAGGAACTCCATCTCGTAA
- the LOC107277414 gene encoding uncharacterized protein: protein MELLVAGGGGGGAVCCMCGDHGLPRELFRCGHCHHRLQHRYCSELYPRVAAYRRCNWCLREGRRRGGGGGGSPATATAAAKRRMSAALETSTGDSNKVDKSSRRGGGGGCSRSAFCAEPGKPVKKPKAAASDDDDGDRVVVMPVDETAATATATALERKPPARKARFRVKVRRYKLLAEVLSC from the exons atggAGCTtcttgtcgccggcggcggcggcggcggcgccgtctgCTGCATGTGCGGCGACCACGGCCTGCCGCGGGAGCTGTTCCGCTGCGGCCactgccaccaccgcctccaacACAG ATACTGCAGCGAGCTGTACCCGAGGGTGGCGGCGTACCGGCGGTGCAACTGGTGCCTGAGGGAGGGAcgaaggagaggcggcggcggagggggctccccggcgacggcgacggcggcggcgaaacggaggaTGTCTGCGGCGTTGGAGACGTCGACCGGTGATTCTAATAAGGTGGACAAGAGTAGtaggcgtggcggcggcggcggttgctcgAGGTCGGCCTTCTGCGCGGAGCCTGGCAAGCCGGTGAAGAAGCCCAAGGCCGCcgccagcgacgacgacgacggcgaccgggTGGTGGTGATGCCAGTGGATGagacggcggcaacggcgacggcgacggcgttggAGAGGAagccgccggcgaggaaggcGCGGTTCAGGGTGAAAGTGAGACGGTACAAGCTCTTGGCCGAGGTGCTCAGCTGCTAG
- the LOC112937922 gene encoding uncharacterized protein, with protein sequence MYADRRSKEFIDGVHYFLRVAEANRQRGFICCPCNKCKNQKEYSASRTIHFHLFESGFMPSYNCWTSHGEQGVEMEEDEVEDDNIPDFAQYVGFEGNQTGEEEIAADGNDVADDLGQMLQDAREDCESENEAHKLDKMLEDHRTSLYPGCEQGHKKLDTTLELLQWKAKNGVSDKAFGDLLKLIKNILPGGNKLPETTYEAKKIVCPLGLEVHKIHACPNDCILYRGEEYENLEACPVCKALRYKIRRDDPREVDGQLTKKRIPAKVMWYFPIIPRLRRLFRNKGNARMLRWHAEERQQDGMLRHPADGSQWRNIDRKFKEFGKDARNIRFGLSTDGMNPFGEMSPKQPGNDIDVYLRPLVEDLKQLWKKEGVPVWDEDKQEEFNLRALLFVTINDWPALSNLSGQSNKGYKACTHCMDETESTYLKHCRKVVYMGHRRFLAANHPVRKKGKHFEHKADHRTKPKHRSGKTVFAMVKDLKVVFGKGPGSQHIESEDGHAAMWKKNSIFWELPYWKFLDVRHAIDVMHLTKNLCVNLLGFLGVYGKSKDTLEARNDLKHMEQRGDLHPEPKEKGSHYLSPASYTLSKAEKESMFECLESIKVPSGYSTNIKRIISTKEKKFTNLKSHDCHVLMTQLLPVVIRGILPDNVRATITKLCAFMNAISQKVIDPDRLEALQNEVVQCLVSFELIFPPSFFNIMTHLLCHLVKEIRILGPMYLHNMFPFERYMGVLKKYVRNRARPEASIAKGYGTEEVIEFCVEFIEDLRPIGVPESRHEGRLRGKGTLGRKAIMTVENNLFRKAHFTVLQHSSLVAPYIEEHLALVRARNIGKSDAWITRHHIDTFPAWLRQHLMGNESINQQLAFLARGPSGSITTFQGYEINGYTFYTRAQDMKSTNQNSAVRVDARGHDGTTATYYGAIEDIWELDYGPLKVPLFRCQWVRLTGGGVMIDDSGMTTVDLNKVGYSDEPFVLANDVTQVFFVKDMSSKGKKDRGPNEPKRQVVLPGKRKIVGVEDKTDEDYDQLDGQPPFTVTIDPSILLSNEDTPYSRSDHKEGTIVRRKYVRSTVTADVMP encoded by the exons atgtacgctgaccggcggtccaaagagtttattgacggcgtgcactattttttgagagtggccgaagctaacaggcaaaggggttttatttgttgtccatgcaataagtgtaagaatcagaaggagtattctgcatccaggactattcatttccacttgtttgagtcggggttcatgccaagctataattgttggacatcccacggagagcaaggtgttgaaatggaagaagatgaagtggaagacgacaatattccggactttgctcagtatgttggatttgaaggaaatcaaacgggcgaggaggaaatagctgctgatggtaacgacgttgcggatgatcttggtcagatgttgcaggacgccagggaggactgcgaaagtgaaaatgaggcccataaattggacaagatgttggaggaccacagaacttcgttgtacccaggttgcgagcaggggcacaaaaagttggataccactctggagttgttgcaatggaaggcaaaaaatggggttagtgacaaggcatttggcgatttattgaaactcatcaagaacattcttccggggggaaacaaattgcccgagacaacgtacgaggctaagaagatagtctgcccgttaggactggaagttcataagattcacgcatgtccgaacgattgtatcctatatcgcggtgaggagtatgagaacctagaagcatgccctgtttgcaaagcactacgatacaagattagacgggacgatccaagagaagttgacgggcagctaacaaagaagagaattcctgctaaggtgatgtggtatttccctataataccacggctaaggcgtttgttcaggaacaaggggaatgctagaatgttacgatggcacgctgaagagcgtcaacaggacgggatgctgagacaccccgccgatggttcgcaatggcgaaacatcgacagaaaatttaaagaatttggaaaggacgcacgaaacatacggtttggtttgagtacggatggcatgaatccttttggagagatga gccccaagcaacctggtaacgacatcgacgtgtacctaagaccactggtagaagatcttaaacagttgtggaagaaggaaggtgtccccgtgtgggacgaggacaaacaggaggagtttaacctacgagcgctgctgttcgtaaccatcaacgattggcctgcacttagcaacctatccggacagtccaacaaggggtacaaggcttgcactcactgtatggatgaaacagaaagtacgtatcttaagcactgtaggaaggttgtatacatgggtcatcgtcgattccttgcagcaaaccacccggtacggaagaaaggcaagcacttcgaacataaggccgaccaccgtacgaagcctaaacatcgcagcgggaaaacagtgtttgctatggttaaagatcttaaagtagtgttcggaaaggggcctggaagccagcatatagagagcgaagatggtcacgcggcgatgtggaaaaagaactctatattttgggagttaccatattggaaattcttggacgtacgccacgcaatcgacgtgatgcacctcactaagaacctttgcgtaaaccttcttggcttcctaggtgtatacggaaagtcgaaagatacactggaagcacgtaatgatctgaagcatatggaacaacgcggcgaccttcacccggaaccaaaggagaaaggaagccattacttgagtccagccagctacactcttagcaaggcagagaaggaaagtatgtttgaatgcttggagagcataaaggtaccgtctggatactccacgaatatcaagcgaataataagcacgaaggagaagaagttcacaaacctaaagtctcatgactgtcacgtgttgatgacacaactgctaccagttgtaataaggggtatccttccagacaatgtccgggcaacaataacaaagctatgtgcattcatgaacgcaatttcgcagaaggtcatcgatccggatagattagaagcccttcagaatgaagtggtgcaatgtctcgtcagttttgagttgatatttccaccttcatttttcaatataatgacgcatctgctttgtcaccttgtgaaagagatccgtattctcgggcctatgtacctacacaacatgtttcctttcgagaggtacatgggcgttctgaagaagtatgttcgtaaccgtgctcgtccagaggcaagcatcgccaagggttatggaacagaggaggtcatcgaattttgcgtagaatttatcgaagaccttcgcccaatcggggtacctgaatcacgccatgaagggagactacggggaaagggaactctcggaaggaaagcaataatgacggtagaaaacaatttattccgtaaagcccatttcactgttctgcaacactcttcattggtagctccttacatcgaggagcacttggctctagttcgcgccaggaacatcggtaagtccgatgcatggattacacggcatcacattgatactttccccgcgtggctacgacaacatctcatgggtaacgagtcgatcaaccaacaacttgccttcctggcgaggggaccgtctgggtcgatcacgacattccagggatatgagatcaatgggtacacattctacacgagagcccaagacatgaagagcacgaaccaaaacagcgctgttcgtgtcgatgccaggggacacgatggaacaactgccacgtattacggtgccatcgaggacatatgggaacttgactatggtcctctcaaggttcctctgttccggtgccaatgggttaggttgactggtggaggcgtaatgattgatgacagtgggatgacaactgttgaccttaacaaggttggatactcggacgaaccttttgtccttgccaatgatgtaacgcaagtctttttcgtgaaggacatgtctagcaaaggaaagaaggacAGAGGGCCtaatgagcctaagcgtcaagtggttctcccaggcaaaagaaaaatcgtcggagttgaggacaagactgacgaggattacgatcagttggatgggcaaccccctttcacggtgacgattgaccctagcatcctcctatcaaatgaagacaccccttactcacgcagcgatcacaaggagggaacaatagtgaggagaaagtacgtgcggtcaaccgtcaccgccgatgtaatgccgtaa
- the LOC107276259 gene encoding dolabradiene synthase KSL4, chloroplastic has translation MMMTTTQPPMQLVSNAPRASSSPLLGPTAAGPWRRPHSSFRQPHSSSSRRGCKVHSNTRGIDTSKQPLDEYRRQKMVYLNDGEVREKTDRINTVRETLRLSMSEVSKTYSKLFLVDTLEKVGISRHFSREITRILDMAYKLWLQKDEEMIMDMETCAMAFRILRMHGYDVSSDVLAHFSEESRFPDSVVQGSLNDTKAILELYKASKVRIFDDEWTLDKIDSWTTELLRQQLCSNKISTSVMPQEVECALQLPFYSSVLEPLEHKRNIEHFSTNGIQMRKSAFLPHHIAEDIIALAVAEFHSAQSLYRQELQYVDRWVKEVRLDQLKFLRILPLDVFFFLASSVLPRELSDARIAWIQNCLLTTAVDDLFDVAGSSEELQNLIALFEKWDAHNEIGFCSEDVETVFYAVYNTSNKIGERAAEVQNRSVISHIAQLWLDTARAMMKEAEWSREGHVPSMEEYMPVAEVSFALGPIVPTSLYLMGPELLPEEVVRGPEYGGLMRLTNVCCRLLNDMASYGRESGDGKIANSVLLLHLHSASSVDMAKEEIRRTVEASKRELLRLVITAAGGGGVPRPCKDLFWNMCKVANLTYLQANGYCSLEEMLGAASAVVHDPPLVEKTSFVGRPISTIVPVAIKTGAKDDL, from the exons atgatgatgacgacgacgcagCCGCCGATGCAGCTGGTGTCCAATGCTCCGCGAGCTTCGTCGTCGCCCTTGCTCGGGCCGACGGCGGCCGGGCCGTGGCGGCGACCTCATTCGTCTTTCCGGCAGCCACACTCGTCGTCGTCTCGACGCG GGTGCAAGGTACACAGCAACACACGGGGGATAGATACAAGCAAACAGCCACTTGATGAATACAGGCGACAGAAG ATGGTGTACCTGAATGATGGAGAAGTAAGAGAAAAGACAGACAGGATAAACACCGTCAGAGAAACACTCAGGTTGTCGATGTCAGAAG TTTCAAAGACATATTCCAAACTATTCCTGGTAGATACTCTTGAAAAGGTTGGAATTTCTCGTCATTTCTCTCGCGAGATAACAAGAATCCTGGACATGGCGTACAA GTTATGGCTGCAAAAGGACGAGGAGATGATCATGGACATGGAGACATGTGCAATGGCATTTCGCATCCTGCGTATGCATGGATATGACGTTTCATCGG ATGTGTTAGCTCACTTTTCTGAAGAATCCAGATTCCCTGATTCAGTCGTCCAGGGCAGTCTGAATGATACCAAAGCTATACTTGAATTGTATAAAGCTTCAAAGGTACGAATCTTTGATGATGAGTGGACTTTGGATAAAATTGACTCTTGGACAACTGAACTACTAAGGCAGCAATTATGTTCCAACAAAATATCAACATCAGTAATGCCCCAGGAG GTGGAATGTGCTCTTCAACTTCCATTCTACTCTTCTGTTTTGGAACCATTAGAACACAAGAGGAACATCGAACATTTTAGCACCAACGGGATTCAAATGCGAAAATCAGCATTTCT GCCGCACCACATCGCTGAAGATATTATAGCATTGGCCGTTGCAGAATTCCATTCTGCCCAATCCCTTTACCGGCAAGAACTTCAGTATGTTGATAG ATGGGTGAAAGAGGTTCGGCTGGACCAGCTCAAGTTTCTAAGGATACTGCCATTGGAtgtgttcttcttcctcgcttCATCTGTGTTACCTCGTGAATTATCGGATGCCCGCATTGCATGGATCCAGAACTGTCTGCTGACAACCGCAGTCGATGACTTGTTCGATGTCGCGGGATCGAGCGAAGAGCTACAAAATCTCATCGCATTATTCGAAAA GTGGGATGCGCACAACGAAATCGGGTTTTGCTCCGAGGATGTGGAGACCGTGTTCTACGCGGTGTATAACACGAGCAACAAGATCGGAGAAAGGGCTGCAGAGGTGCAAAATCGCAGCGTCATCAGCCACATTGCCCAACTT TGGCTGGACACGGCGAGAGCGATGATGAAGGAGGCGGAGTGGAGCAGAGAGGGGCACGTGCCGTCCATGGAGGAGTACATGCCGGTGGCGGAGGTGTCGTTCGCGCTGGGGCCCATCGTCCCCACGTCGCTGTACCTGATGGGGCCGGAGCTCCTCCCCGAGGAGGTGGTCAGGGGCCCCGAGTACGGCGGCCTGATGCGGCTCACCAACGTGTGCTGCCGCCTCCTCAATGACATGGCGTCGTACGGGAGGGAGAGCGGCGACGGCAAGATCGCCAACAGCGTCctgctgctgcacctgcactCGGCGTCGTCGGTGGACATGGCGAAGGAGGAGATACGGCGGACCGTGGAGGCCTCCAAGAGGGAGCTGCTGAGGCTGGTTAttaccgccgccggcggcggtggtgtccCTAGGCCGTGCAAGGATCTGTTTTGGAACATGTGCAAGGTGGCGAACCTGACCTATTTGCAGGCCAATGGTTATTGCTCGCTGGAGGAGATGTTAGGAGCGGCGAGTGCTGTGGTGCATGACccgccactggtggagaaaacatctttcgtcggtcggccgatttccacaatagtcccggttgcaataaaaaccggggctaaagatgatctttag